In one Candidatus Woesearchaeota archaeon genomic region, the following are encoded:
- a CDS encoding HAD-IA family hydrolase, which translates to MIKNIIFDISGIFITSDEKIILEHYSKRFDIPYEKVKQAYESHFRKYEMGRLSKDKFTLMLFRDMGLKHDPHFWDRRIQYKKRYEEPFKLLDKLKKKYKVYFVSNEGKEYWHMVDERLKITKHFDGGIVSFQAGRRKPHTKIFSKLLRKYRLNADECIFIDDSAHNLPGAQKVGIRTIHYQNMKQLKADLKRFKI; encoded by the coding sequence ATGATCAAGAATATCATCTTTGACATTTCTGGAATTTTTATCACCTCAGATGAAAAAATCATTCTGGAGCACTACTCAAAAAGATTTGATATTCCTTATGAAAAGGTAAAACAAGCATATGAAAGCCATTTTAGGAAATATGAGATGGGAAGACTTTCAAAGGATAAATTCACACTCATGCTTTTTAGGGATATGGGGCTTAAGCACGACCCTCATTTTTGGGACAGGAGAATCCAGTATAAGAAAAGGTATGAAGAGCCTTTTAAGCTGCTTGATAAACTAAAGAAAAAATACAAGGTATATTTTGTCTCAAACGAAGGAAAAGAATATTGGCATATGGTAGATGAAAGGCTTAAAATTACAAAACATTTTGATGGAGGGATTGTGAGTTTTCAGGCAGGAAGAAGAAAGCCGCACACGAAAATCTTCAGTAAGCTGCTTAGAAAATACAGGCTAAATGCAGATGAATGTATCTTTATTGATGATTCTGCACATAATCTTCCAGGCGCGCAAAAAGTCGGGATTAGAACGATTCATTATCAGAATATGAAGCAGCTTAAAGCAGATTTAAAGAGATTTAAGATTTAG
- the coaD gene encoding pantetheine-phosphate adenylyltransferase: MPKLAVYPGSFDPVTNGHIDVIKRALKIFDKVIIGVGENPNKKYLFSAEKRMQLIKDATNSLNVEVSHFSGLLMEFARKKKVAAIIRGLRAVSDFDYEFQAALMNRKLNPGIETIFIMTRGMYCYLSASVVKEVASLGGSLNSLVPKNVEKALKGKFGK, translated from the coding sequence ATGCCTAAATTAGCAGTATATCCGGGAAGCTTTGACCCTGTAACAAACGGCCACATCGATGTAATCAAAAGGGCGTTAAAGATATTCGATAAGGTTATCATAGGAGTGGGCGAAAATCCTAATAAGAAATATCTTTTCTCAGCAGAGAAGAGGATGCAGCTGATTAAAGATGCGACTAACAGCCTTAATGTTGAAGTCAGCCATTTTTCAGGATTACTGATGGAATTTGCCAGGAAGAAGAAAGTGGCCGCAATCATCCGCGGCCTAAGGGCAGTCTCAGACTTTGATTATGAATTCCAGGCTGCCCTGATGAACCGCAAGCTTAATCCAGGCATAGAAACTATTTTCATCATGACCCGCGGCATGTACTGCTATCTTTCTGCTTCAGTTGTAAAGGAAGTCGCTTCCTTGGGCGGCAGCCTAAACAGCCTTGTTCCCAAAAACGTTGAAAAGGCGCTGAAAGGAAAGTTCGGAAAATAG